The following coding sequences lie in one Pontibacter sp. G13 genomic window:
- a CDS encoding NADH-quinone oxidoreductase subunit C, translating to MTLEARIQILQDHFGESAIVSVDLEAKQPGITVAVDRLLEVCRFLQLDERFYMDFLNCLSGVDLGEKENRMEVVYHLTSITEDFSLVMRVSLPRDLEEKPTVPSVAGIWRAADWHEREAYDLLGIVFEGHPDPRRILMPEDWPGHPLRKDYQNPDSYHDIKVEY from the coding sequence ATGACGCTCGAAGCACGCATCCAAATTCTCCAGGATCATTTTGGCGAATCGGCCATCGTTTCGGTAGATCTCGAAGCCAAACAGCCGGGAATCACGGTCGCAGTGGATCGTCTGCTGGAAGTCTGCCGGTTTCTCCAGTTGGATGAACGATTCTACATGGATTTTCTCAACTGTCTGTCTGGGGTAGACTTGGGCGAAAAGGAGAATCGAATGGAAGTGGTGTATCATCTGACTTCTATCACCGAAGATTTTTCGCTGGTCATGCGGGTTTCTCTACCCCGGGATTTGGAAGAAAAACCTACCGTACCTTCAGTCGCAGGAATTTGGCGTGCGGCAGATTGGCACGAGCGTGAAGCCTACGATTTATTGGGCATTGTCTTCGAGGGCCATCCCGACCCTCGCAGGATTTTGATGCCGGAGGACTGGCCCGGTCACCCGCTCCGCAAGGATTATCAGAATCCCGATTCCTACCACGATATCAAGGTCGAATACTAA
- a CDS encoding NADH-quinone oxidoreductase subunit D — protein MIINIGPQHPSTHGVLRLEVITDGELVVDVIPHLGYLHRCFEKHAEALSYPQILPYTDRMDYLASMNNNHAFVMGVERMLGIEHEIPKRVEYIRVLVCELNRIASHMIALGTYGLDIGAFTPFLWTFRDREHIMNLLEWASGSRMLYNYIWVGGLFYDLPVGFETRCREFVDYFRPKMDELNKLITDNPIFVQRTANVGVLPLHTAVNFGCSGPMLRGSGLKWDLRRVDGYSVYPELEFDIPVGKGEMGTVGDCWDRFKVRVDEVEESLKIITQCLDRLEKQYPRTEDFDPRALCPPKSRPKKQDFYIRAENPRGELGFYFVADGRSDKPFRCKSRAPSFCNLSVLSEISRGVLIADLVAIIGSLDIVLGEVDR, from the coding sequence ATGATCATCAATATCGGACCGCAACACCCTTCCACGCACGGGGTATTGCGATTGGAGGTGATCACGGATGGAGAATTGGTGGTGGATGTCATTCCGCATTTGGGCTATCTGCATCGATGCTTTGAAAAGCATGCCGAGGCACTAAGTTATCCTCAAATTCTGCCCTACACGGATCGGATGGATTATCTCGCCTCCATGAACAACAATCACGCTTTTGTGATGGGCGTGGAGCGCATGCTGGGTATCGAACACGAAATCCCCAAACGGGTCGAGTACATCCGAGTGCTGGTTTGCGAACTGAATAGAATCGCTTCCCACATGATTGCGCTGGGAACGTATGGGCTGGATATCGGTGCTTTCACGCCGTTCTTGTGGACCTTCCGCGATCGTGAGCACATCATGAATCTGCTGGAATGGGCTTCGGGTTCACGCATGCTTTACAACTATATCTGGGTGGGAGGGCTGTTTTATGACCTTCCTGTGGGCTTTGAAACGCGTTGTCGGGAATTCGTGGACTATTTCCGTCCCAAAATGGATGAGCTCAACAAGCTGATCACCGACAATCCCATCTTTGTGCAACGGACTGCGAATGTCGGGGTACTCCCGCTGCATACCGCAGTGAACTTCGGCTGTTCTGGGCCGATGCTCCGTGGATCTGGTCTGAAGTGGGATCTTCGTCGAGTGGATGGATATTCGGTTTACCCTGAGTTGGAATTCGATATTCCGGTGGGGAAGGGGGAAATGGGAACGGTAGGCGATTGCTGGGATCGATTCAAGGTGCGAGTGGACGAAGTGGAGGAATCCTTGAAGATCATCACTCAATGCCTCGACCGTCTGGAAAAGCAATATCCTCGAACGGAGGATTTCGATCCACGAGCACTTTGCCCGCCCAAGTCCCGTCCCAAAAAGCAGGATTTTTACATTCGTGCCGAGAATCCTCGTGGAGAGCTTGGGTTCTATTTTGTGGCGGATGGAAGATCGGACAAGCCATTCCGATGCAAATCACGCGCTCCAAGCTTCTGCAACCTAAGTGTTTTGTCCGAAATCAGCCGGGGGGTCCTCATTGCCGATTTGGTCGCGATTATCGGTTCCCTCGATATTGTACTGGGGGAAGTGGATCGATAG